The Malus sylvestris chromosome 3, drMalSylv7.2, whole genome shotgun sequence genomic sequence GGTGGCCACTCTCCATCACCCACGATGAGTTTTACCTCCCTTTCAGGAGGAAGGCGGAcgacaagaagaaaaaaaaaaccaaaacttgAAGGGGGAACGAACAGCCACAAGAAataagaaagaaggaaagaactGGCTGACGTAATGGCATACTTGTAAATAAGGAAAGTTTATTTCTAACAGATTTGGATGACAAAATAACATTGCTGTTAGGGGCAAaggtggaaaaaaaaatcatttcgtTTTGGGCGTTTAGTTCAGCCCGTGTGTGTTAAATGTTTATGGGTCTAATATAAATTAGTtttgtccttatgattaaatatgaagcccttttggttaaataataGTATAgggtggttttttattaaaataaacttagttcaagccattttcattaaaactccctttttcttttttggtttcatggtgatatacttatggaaatggtgtatctaatttgcaaataatggatttactacaagttcatccaatacttatggaaataatgtacctaatttgcattttatcgttattttattattcatacaagtatagttctttttttaggtgtcaatatgcacttatttacaagatatacaagaaatttacctaaatccgctaGGCACAGCCTAGCTGTCTAGGCACTAGGCGCTAGCCCGCTGCCCGACTagtgcctagcgttttttagaaccttgagcATATATCATTTAGCAGGTAACCAATGTTTTATTTGAACcaaatttatatatgcttcaaaacttcattgcctcacacaaactcaattaaaGACCAAGATAATGACAATTCCCAAACAaagcattttaacaaaaaaaaaacttttcgaATCATTCAGAAAGAGAAAttacttcatcaatggaagggttattttcccccctttttttcccttttctagTAGGGCAATtttcctccattttctctccTTCTTATGataagaatgaggaagaagatggacTTCAGATTGTTGGCAGCCCTGTTGTGATGAGGCTAAGTCTCCATCCAAAATTGGAAAAACCCTAAACTGAAAAAGCAAAAATTTTTGGCGGTAGCCTTATTGTGATTGCCCAACGGCTCAAGAGCTTTTCAATTGAAATATGGGTTTGAGTTTGTGAGAAAACAACTTCTAACTTTTAAGGTTTTTACTTTAAGAAACAGAGAAATGGAGGGAATTCTTGTTAtttttcaaagaaagaaaagagggaATTGAGTCTATGTAACTTCCCTCAAAGTTTCCTGTCGGCTCAAGAGCTTTtcaattgaatgaaataaacgGAGGAAGTAACAGAGTTAAAAGgcatctttttgtttttgacttTTCAGTTACTCCAGGTATGATTAAGTGAGCAAATGACAAAATCTAGCTATCAAAATTTAAATAGTGGGCTTCAACCTGCCTGAACCCAATCGTTGAGCAGAGAAAAACCAACCGTTGATGTTTTTTTCTGGTTCAAATACTAACTGTCGATGTTGATGCGCATGTGGCTGTTGTCTTTTGTTATGCTTGCCAAATGGAGAAAATCACCAAATAGCGAGATTCAATATGTGAAAATGTAGagagtttgtttgttttgttttttatatttataaaggGATCAGCTAAGGCTTCGTCATGGCGGTCCACCATTTCGAGAATGAAAAGACTCACAGAGGCGTTTCAACCTCATTCTGATCACCATCGTGCGATTTACCAGCCAGCTGCGCGTAACCACTCTCTGATACCTAAGTCGGATGCACATAAGGCACAAATTGAATAAAATCGATAGAACAACGTCTTTAAGAAGGTATCCTCTGTCGAGTTGTtctctttttgttaattttctttgtttagGCTGTAACGAATGAGCCAATTTTGATATGTTGCAGTCATGCCACATTGTATACGTTACATGGTTTCATTGTAGCATAGAGGAGTATTGTTTAATTCCTAGATTTGAGCCTTGATCGTGCATCATTTTAATGCGTGTCATGATGCTTCGAGAGAAGGAATCATATCTCTTGCTCATGGCTTTAATTGTACAAATTGTaatgcattttaatttttcagatatttaattatttgaatgtGCGATGATTTTATACAAATAGCTGAATAATTTTGTATTGTAGCAATTTGAATATTCGACAACCCAACTATAAAATTCGTGTTCATTAGAGCATCCCAGTCAAAGGCTCTATATGTGGTTCAAAAAAATATCTTTAGATCTTTATAAAAGAATCTCTCTCAGTCAAgtaatatcgatgatatcggaaatatcggtagttcaaaaacacgaaaatttcgatggaaatatcgggatattatcgatatcgataaaaattaaataaaaactacgaaaattgtaagaaaaacttggaaatttttattgaaactttgcagaatgtttatttagtaaattatctattagtttatcacaaaaaaattggaaggaaatgcattgtatgataaatataactgatttaaattgattatatagctagctggcaaacattgtgagcgtagaaaatatatagtaattaatgaaagaagtttaaacacaccataatcatttatatataatgaattagtacaatattttacactttatacattgcatggtaagatacatgagtgacttagcaagatctaaaatatcgatgatatcggaaatatcggtagttcaaaaacacggaaatttcgatggaaatatcgggatattatggatattttagaccagtAACAAATTCTTTTTTTCAAACCCTATATGgaactatatatatttatagtgaCTTTTTCCAGGATAAAATaatatgagttttaacgaaaagcttgtagtactattcattttaacgaaaaaccatatttttacactaaaaagtcaaacatgatattattcactttatcatttattttatccttatcgttaaaactcaaaattttaaaatctcatttttttaaaaataatatctCCCAATTTCTTCCTGATACGCATTTTAGTTTTgatagagaagagagagaactCTGAGGCTGTTGTTACGTGCTGCGCGCCTATTTTTCCCACAATTTTCAAGCGaaaaaaaaacctcaaattTCAAACACAAAATTCGGACAACTCCCTCTGTTCTCTTGGGCTCGCCTTTCAAAAAACCGCCACTCTCACGAAAAAGCACAATCCGTGCCACACAAAAATTGTAGAATTCCACACCGTAGATTCACACACCATCAACGACGCAAATCCACTTTTACAATACGACGCGGATCGACTCTCTCAGCCATCGATAAGCATCCGCATCGAACGGCCGATATCACCACCGGCAACCTTTCCCAATTCCAAACCCCTAGCCCAAACACTATAAATACACAAAATCCCTTCGTCTGCCTTCCCATCAAATCAAACTCCAATTTCTCCTCCCAATTAAGAATAAAACTTCTTCGCCCAAAAATTTTCCGAGGAAATGACAGGCCGTGGAAAGGGAGGCAAGGGCTTGGGCAAGGGAGGAGCGAAACGACATCGTAAGGTGCTGAGGGACAACATCCAGGGCATCACCAAGCCTGCGATTCGCCGTCTTGCTCGCAGAGGTGGCGTGAAGCGTATCAGCGGTCTGATCTACGAGGAGACCAGAGGGGTTCTCAAGATCTTTTTGGAGAACGTGATTCGTGATGCCGTGACCTACACCGAGCACGCCAGGAGGAAGACCGTGACCGCCATGGACGTGGTGTATGCTCTGAAGAGGCAGGGAAGGACCCTCTACGGTTTCGGGGGTTAAATTGGGAATTTTATGCCTTTATTTTgggaattagggttagggttcttCAGATCTGGTCTTTAGATCTGTCGATAACAATTATAGTAGTGATGTAATTTGGACCCTTGTTTGAAGTAATATAAGTTTGATTTGTTAGTGAATCTTTGCCTcaatttttttcgtttttgtgGTAATTTTCATCTCTGatatctgtttggttgctgagaaaatcaTATAGGTTAGGGTTTTCTTATCTGGTTCAAAAAGAGTTGACCTTGTTCTCGAAGAGTAATTGCGTAATGGCAACGTGCTTTGCGTGGAcgttatttatttatgttaaaaCGTCAACCTGATTGAGAAGACCAGTAACGTGTTGGAAAGTCAGAATTTTGGTCTTTTACTTTAAGAACTATGTATATATGCTTATTTATGCCAACAAGGGTTGATTAAATTGATAAGAATTGTTCTCTTCGCTAAAACAAGTTTTAAGTTCGAGTTCTACTGTCAGCAATTTTTGTTAGTGaactatttataaaaataaaaaatggactAAGACCCCACCGTAAGAGCACTTCCACCCATGGAGAGCAAAAATCTAACCGGTCTGCTAATTATTAAACAACTGAactatgtattaaaaaaaataaaaaatctaaccGGTTTGTCATGGTCATAGCAAACCAGGTGAAGTATCACAATGTCAATTACTTTTTACAGTGAACGGCATTGCCATTGGGCAGGGCTACCCTTGCCACAACAATGACAAAACATGTGGAAGTACTCTAAAGTCCTCAACGAAACTTGTGCTATGCCCAAACCTTGAGATGGCGTAACCTCCTTTCCCCGTAAACtccttgttatttttttttatatatatataccaaaaatatatgctTATTTACAAGTGGTCCAATCCTACTCCACCAGTCAGCCAATTACTTCCTCTCCAAAGTGACTCAGTCAAATCTCATTCAATTATCCAACTTCCATACCCAAATAGAAAACTAGATACGTGGGGTTAGGATTTGTATTGACGACAGTCGGTGGGGTAGCCTTTTAGGGGGTTTGCAATTATTTCTTTTACGCGTAAATTCACTTCAGAACAATTTATTGATCATTGAAGTTTATATACCCAACGTGTAATTGTTTGTGAAGTTGAATGAAATACAAGATCGTCtctattcaaaattaaaaaaaaaaaaaaaaactagatacGCACAACGTGTAGTAAATCCGTACAGTCGAGCACTCGACCCGACCTCCATTGCCAACCACTTCCTCTCCGCCCGCCCGTCCGCCACATTGCCTCCCCGCCACGCCACATCACCACCAGCCCACTTTCCAATCtccctttttattaaataaatccaaataaatattactttcatttttttaattaattttcactGGGAGACCAAAAAGCAGCTCCACTGTATCTCTGCAGGTCTCTTATTGTCGACACACACACGAGTTGACACATGCCTTTGTTCGATAATTCCGAGACGAAGACCGTGTCGGTTTCGGTTAAGGCCGCGTTTGGATCGGAAGGATTTTGGGTTTCGGACTTCTGCACCTCTCTCTCTGTTCGTCTGTAATGCTATTACTCTTCGTTCTGTATCAGCATGGCGCAAGCTTCTTCCTCGCCTCGAAGCTCTGCATATCTCGACGCGCTGACGCAAGAGATCGAGAAGAAGCTCCAGCGGGTATATCAAACTCTTTGTTTCccgttttccaaaaaaaaaaaaactctttgtTTCCTGTTTGGTTACTCAGAAAATCTAGGAAAATAAATGAATTgatgaaaaatttaatttctgGTTAATTGAATCAAGTTCCTGTCACAATTACAGCTATTTGAATTTAGTTGAGAAACCATTGTTTTAATTGTGGTCAGAATTCGTAAATTGATTAAATTGTTGGATATCACAGTACGTAAATTACTGtaaaattttatgatttttttcgattttttctttGGTAGAAACTGAAAATCTTTCTGGCTGGTAAATTGGTAATTGTTTTGGAAATGTGTGATTTGGCATTTGTGTATAGAAAGTTCGGATTTGGAGAGCATTTAATTTTGGATTTGGGAGTTAAATCATAAGAAAAGTACTTGGGAAATTCTGACCTAACTTGGTAGAGATTTGTGTGCGTTTAATGTGATGTAGGCGCTGGCTTCTCCGTCGCAGCGGCGGAATTTGTTGCAGGAGTTGTTTGCTGACATTGCTTTGGAGATCGATGAGCGAGCCAAAGGTGAGTCGAAATTCTCCGTGGAGTTGCCAGTTTTCGGATTTGACAATCAAATGTTTTCAGTCTGATACTGCTGCAATCGGTTGGCATTTTACAGTAAAGTTTCTACTTTTTAGACTTAACATTTGATGGTTGCGTTACTACCTTGGTAATACATGTCAAATGAGTACTTACTACCGCATAAGCTTGTGGCTAAAAGTGCCTCACAGGAACATTGGGTATTCATTGATTtatggaaactttaacgaaaagcttccggtactgtctattttaatgaaaaaccacatttttactctaaaaagtgaatcccggtactattcacttacaacaccgTTTTGTCATtttagttaaaactcaaagttttcaagcctttttcattagttttccttcaattttattGCAGTCTAATTTTGCATGTTGTGGAAAGTTGTTTAAAAGTGTAAGGCTTTGCATGCAATACTTATGACGGTGTTCTCATTTTTGGAGTTCAAATTGCATGTCAGAAATGATTCTCAGCAGGGAAGAGAATGCAATTTCTCCTGCTGAAGATGGCATCGAAGGACAGCTATGCTTTTATGATGTGCTCACTGATCATTATGTTCGGGTGCCTGAGAGTGGAAAACGCATCCTTGATTTGATTGTCCAACTATGGAGCCAGTCATTCGCATCTCATATTTTTGCCTTGTTGTTCCACAAATGGGTATGTAAACTCGCACCCAGTGTATTGATCTTTTCCATTCAATTTTAAAAGTTGCCATTCAGGATGCAAAATCTCTTCTAGCtggtttttttttgtgaatataATTTTGTCTTTAATTCTGTTTACCTTTTGGAGCTTTCACCTGATATCACGTGGATGCACCAAAAGGCCGTAAATTATATTTCTTAAACTGGACATGCATGTAGAATGGCTTTGTCAAACTCATTGAAATTGATTTGGAAGTTAACAACATTCTTCATATACAAAGTTCTAATCAAATGAGTCACAGTTGGTTTTCAGACATTCgattaatgaagtttttgttcaCATACTTAATGAAGTTACTTCTTCACTCTTTTGTCTTGATTATGCCACTGTGATGCCGAGagtatttaataatttttcttttaccaGCTGTTTGAAGTCCAACTTGACAACTCTGAAGTACTTCTTCGTTACTCATCTGCTCTTGTTGAAGGTGCAACAAATGTTTTCTGGTACGAATATAAGTGTGTATCAACTTGTTTATTTTTAATGGTTGATTGGACTTacaccccacttagtgggataaggctttgttgttgttgttgttgttgttgattggACTTACAAGTGGTTGTAGATGCATTCCAGTAATGTGAAATGTCTATTGAATTCTTAATGTCTTTTATTCACTTTTCAACAGGACTCGCATGATTGATGATACTATGTAAAAAAATGAATCTTTTGCATCTTTTTtccttatttatgtatgtatgtatatttatatattgtgTAATTAGTACTCTTGGTTTATATGTTCCTCCATCACATGGTGCTAGGTAGGTACTGCTTGTTCTGTccacacatccatttttacttctcacacactcttcccaattttcggccgtcagatcgaatgagttgaagaagatcaatggccaaaaattaacaagggtgtgtgagaaggaaaaaatggtgtgtgaaaAGCACTATCCTTAATTTATGTGTCTTTGAATTCAAAATTAGCAGAGATAGATAGAAATAACTTATTTTAAGGAACCTCGTGTGACAATTTAATTGTCATCTAACAAAGAAACTCTTGTGGACATTTTGAATGGTCTATCTGCTCCGTTCTCATTGTTCTTACTCAAAATTAAGCATTTTTTCTTTTCGCTGCTGCTGCTCATCCTATCGATATATACTGACATAAGGACAACTTTCCATTCataattttgttcttttgttcCTTTTGTGGAATGGGAAAGCCCCCACCCAAGGTCTAAATTTAATTTGCTGCTTTTGTTCCATTTTGTCTAACAAGCTTATTAGTGGTACTGTATGCATATTTGCAGGATTGATACACAATCAAATGCAAGGAGATTCCAATCCCTCTTTCGTGTAAGAGAGCCCTTTTAAAGATGAAATTTATTTGCTGTTGTTGAAGAACTGTAGGAAATAATTATCACATTTGTGTTGTTTCACCACACCTTGTATTTCAGTATCTGCTTGAGGATGTTGCTTTGGAGCCCAAACGGTTAAATAAAATTCCTGTACAGGTCAGAATTTCCCTTTTCAGTTTTAcagggaatttttttttcctgggtGTGGATAACTGTCATTCTAGCCATGATAGTGATTGAGGAACCAGTACTGATGTAGAAGCAACATTTTAAATTAACTTTAGAATTCTTCATTAATTCTCAGGTCCAGCGAGATCTATTTCTTTTACTCTCgaggtttatatttttttataactcAGGTGGGTTTTCTGGTAATGCATCTTCAGCCCCTGAATCAAGAATTTGTAAATTCTCCAGTAATGTGTTGATTCATGCAGTTGACAAGCTCGACAGCTTCTTAAGGGCATTTCCTCTTTTTCCCAACGCTTTTCTGGTTGGTAGTTCAGCGGACTTCTTTG encodes the following:
- the LOC126615270 gene encoding histone H4-like, which translates into the protein MTGRGKGGKGLGKGGAKRHRKVLRDNIQGITKPAIRRLARRGGVKRISGLIYEETRGVLKIFLENVIRDAVTYTEHARRKTVTAMDVVYALKRQGRTLYGFGG
- the LOC126615267 gene encoding uncharacterized protein LOC126615267 isoform X2, with the protein product MAQASSSPRSSAYLDALTQEIEKKLQRALASPSQRRNLLQELFADIALEIDERAKEMILSREENAISPAEDGIEGQLCFYDVLTDHYVRVPESGKRILDLIVQLWSQSFASHIFALLFHKWLFEVQLDNSEVLLRYSSALVEGATNVFWIDTQSNARRFQSLFRYLLEDVALEPKRLNKIPVQVQRDLFLLLSRFIFFYNSVDKLDSFLRAFPLFPNAFLVGSSADFFVIELADQLQKLKVEPVLLHYLSHIKLLQGMELRMATSTRLKACLYSFTSPGGPMYPTRAVRHAAWDALDLLFPNILNRTLHDAFRSHPRWSWVVASDGLYIIT
- the LOC126615267 gene encoding uncharacterized protein LOC126615267 isoform X3 — protein: MAQASSSPRSSAYLDALTQEIEKKLQRALASPSQRRNLLQELFADIALEIDERAKEMILSREENAISPAEDGIEGQLCFYDVLTDHYVRVPESGKRILDLIVQLWSQSFASHIFALLFHKWLFEVQLDNSEVLLRYSSALVEGATNVFWIDTQSNARRFQSLFRYLLEDVALEPKRLNKIPVQVQRDLFLLLSRFIFFYNSVDKLDSFLRAFPLFPNAFLVGSSADFFVIELADQLQKLKVEPVLLHYLSHIKLLQGMELRMATSTRLKACLYSFTSPGGPMYPTRAVRHAAWDALDLLFPPPTKAGRNIF
- the LOC126615267 gene encoding uncharacterized protein LOC126615267 isoform X1 gives rise to the protein MAQASSSPRSSAYLDALTQEIEKKLQRALASPSQRRNLLQELFADIALEIDERAKEMILSREENAISPAEDGIEGQLCFYDVLTDHYVRVPESGKRILDLIVQLWSQSFASHIFALLFHKWLFEVQLDNSEVLLRYSSALVEGATNVFWIDTQSNARRFQSLFRYLLEDVALEPKRLNKIPVQVQRDLFLLLSRFIFFYNSVDKLDSFLRAFPLFPNAFLVGSSADFFVIELADQLQKLKVEPVLLHYLSHIKLLQGMELRMATSTRLKACLYSFTSPGGPMYPTRAVRHAAWDALDLLFPVGRYPRHLISLFFRLLYPWYWPACWNFVTDCVKAVLYSLLGIIFSSLGKLRRPKF